From the genome of Vespa velutina chromosome 25, iVesVel2.1, whole genome shotgun sequence:
TGAGGCTACTATTGCTCCCTTCCATGACAAATTGCATACCATCCTGCTTCTCATTATCaaaaatagtattattttttgtgtcttcaatgataacgaataaaacgGAATTTGACATCTGCAAAGTTCATTTATCTTGTACAACAAGCCTAAGCATGAGAATTGgacgaaaaatagaaagtaataTTGAGTAGAAATTCGTGCGATTTTGTACAACATGCAAATGacgaatgttttcttttccattttagaaaaatatctaataccCAATAATCCATTCTATTATGAATATCGTTAATTTAACGACACGACTTTTTCATGCAAACTGATATTCAAGCAGGATGCATAATTCCACGTATCGGTGAAATGTAACtcgtttgtaaattatttggACACATCGATATACGCGGTCACATAAGAATTTGTAggggaaaatttttcgattgtcCTATCAATGACATAATTTTTTCCAATCCACTAATAATATGCGACAGCTTCGATGGCCTTTAGGACCAACGATTAaactaataaaagaaaaaattatcgttaataatattcattttcgaaAACTTAGCccttcatactttttttttataacacctgtttctataataatacattattatagaaaCAAGAGTGAGAAATAAACTAATGTCAAAAACTGGTATAATAGTCAATTTTCGCGAAGCATATTCAATACGATATGAAAATCGCACGAAATTACGGATTGTAAACTCCAGAAAACTACTTACAATGTAGCGAATAAGTGATTGTTgtgatctattaatttttgtccTAGATGAAAGTAAGCGAATATTACGAACATAGATCCAATAACATAAAACAATTTTGTCAGAACTTCGGTCTTGTTTATATTCGTGGAAAGTACCTGAAATAACTAAATAGAAATGTTACTTTTCACATCACAATTTATTGCGATAAccggaatatatttttaaaatttaacatttttcttttaccaaaCATTTCacttacgtaaaaataatctacCATGATAATAAGCAACGCGAAAAACACTTCGAACAGACTAATTGCCtcgtaaaacaattttattaaatcgacaAATCTTGAAATGGGTCAAAAGAACACAAAGAAtcaagtattataatattataattgtatgtgcaaattgtgaaaataattaacaggAAGATTTGTATAATACAATACAAACTCGATAACGGATTTATGGAATTCTATGATATCGACAATCCACTCCTTCTCctctaataaattaatattctcatttttgtaataaaaattatttcggtTATCTTTGaatctttcatttatcttcCATCTGTATTAagtcaaaaatatttcgagtTGGATATAcacaattgaaaattttcacttTCAGCAGAATAGtcattttgattttgtttaCTTACACGACGACATTAAATAATGCACAAGAATGCAATATTATTCCAATAAACATCGTATAGTTCCCAAGTGCTACTGTGCATAGGATGATTATTACTGCGCATTGAATGCAAAGACCAAAGTAGTAACCTACAcgattttgtataaaatggTCAAAACGAATGggtaaaattaattcattgtaGCTTACTGCACCAAAGATGTACTGAATGAAACGTTGAAGTGatggaaatatcaaaaatccaatgtacaaataaaaggagactgaaaatacgaaaggacgaatatatatttatacctaacacaattataattatcgcaTACTAATTCACATACTTATGTTTCCAATGGTACACATTTTGCTTATATTAACATACTCTTTCAGTATTAATAATTCCTGCTTGTTCGCAAGTTTCTTCCAATCGCAATGTATACGATGAAAAATTCTCTTCATCTGaaatttacgtatataaatattgaattgatCCGTTTCAAGAATTGGGCATGTTTAgtttaaaattagataaattaaaaaaaaaccattcaatattaataaaatacagaCAATTGCAGcattagatattaaattgtaatagCATGATCCAGAGCATAATGTAGGCAATGCCGTTTCCAATAATTTCGCTATTGAATTTAAATCTTTATTGCAATTGATGAGAAAATGAATCTGAAATAAGAAGactgttttcattatttatttttattaaacatgatattataaattattcagcctattatacattttattatatactaacaaatatcatattaatttgttCAGCGTTAATCGAATTAGCTATGCTTACCTGTTCGTATACCGTAATGATTACTATGACAATAATGAAACAAACGTAAATCAATATCTTTGACGATCTCTGATATTCCCATAAGCCTATCAATCGAAATAACCATCGATTGTAAGTATAGTACTCGTTGTCGAGATAGTCTTCCCCTTTCGAAGACATACTGCCGTCTAAAGTGACTCCCACCCATCGATTGACTTCAACCCCTTCAGTTCACCTACCTTCATTAAGTATTCCAATTATGCTCCTTGTAGTAATCCGTCAATAATTCAATTCGTACGAATGTAAAGAATTCTATTGAAGTCAATACTTACAGGAACACATTTATCGAGTTTTGCAAATTTCTCCCCTTTATTCGGGCTAATTATACGCGATTAAACACCTGCATCCCTTTCCaacaattatatcattatcttaTACTCTTTCTTTACATCGCATATTACTTCATCCCTTCTCCCTAAGCGCATGCGCTTTGCGAAATCGCCCTTCCTTATCGTCTTCTTCAACCGCAGTTCACTTTTGTCTCTCGAACATGACGGACCTGTCATGCATCTCAGGAAACAAATGtccaaataattctttaacttGTCAGTGTTATATTCGTATCATTTTTCAACTGAACAAGAGCCTACAGATATTTATACGGTGTTCATAgctgtttaaataattagtcGTTCTATATTAAGCCAACATAAGGGTTGAATTACAACAGGCCGCTTCAATGATTtggtaatttttgttttttaatagaaatgttCAGGACATTTTacgcaaattattatttattcattgtaCGTTCTCCAATgttccttgaaaaaaaaatccttctcTACAGAATAAACGTACATTAGataaaacaacgaaaaaaatggTATTTAAGTTATTTCGTCCAAATATTAAAGATGGTGCGATGAAAAATTGGTGAATGAAATTCTCATGTTTTTTCatgtaaattaattcttttagtaaaagcatatttttatttcacaaaaaaagagagaagttaataatttgaaaagaacttgtaaattgtcattataaaaaaaagaaataatgaagaaaattttcctttaaatgggtaaaaagtttctattcaataattttctttataaattcagTTGGAAGGCagatattttcattagaaCTTTCAAATGAAGAAGCGATTTATATAGACATGCacgtatttaaataaacacacaaacatatactATCATGcaaaaaatgtacaaaatgAGTGATTATGCAATTTAATAATCGCACAAGATAACCCCTTTGTATAATTAAGATGCTATCCAATTTTGTTCAAACGATTCCTATTCTTacttcttattataataaaattaattaatttgcaatTAAATTAGTTGTCCGTAAGATTTCTTAcgcattaaaaattttaccaaCAGAGAGAGTAATTTGtctcgaaaaattatttattaaggaacaaaaaaaacaacagtTTTACGCTATTCTTACAATACTATATAATGATCTAATATCGCATGGTATTTTCTCCGTATAAATTCAttggaaattatataataccaTAGCGAAAGACAGTGACTTCTGAATgaactataaagaaaaatttcaatgagtattaattatgtaaaaaagatcATACCATATTTCCAACTGAGGAAAATAATTCACCACTGTAAATAGATTGTGAGAGAATACTATTGTACCCTTCCATGATAAATTGCATACCATCGTGCTCctcattatcaaaaatattatggtTTTTTGAGTTTTCAAtgataacgaataaaacgGAATTTGACAActgtaaaaattcattaatcttATACAACAAACATAAGCATGAGAATTGGACGCAAAATAGAAAGTAATACTGAGTAGAAATTCGTGCGATTTCGTACAACATACATATGAcgtatgttttcttttccgtttaaaaaaaaaacatctaaTACCCAATAATCcattctattataaatatcgttaatttaatGACACGAGTTCTTCGTGCAAACTAATGTTCAAGGAGGATGCATAATTTCGCGTATCGGTGAATTGTAATTCGTCTGTAAATTATGTGGACGCATCGATATACGTTCGCCAGAATAATTTctagaagaaaatttctgGGCTGTCATATCAATGACATAATCTTTTTCAATCCGCTAATAATATGCGACAGCTTCGATGGCCTTTAGGACCAACGATTAAaccaataaaagaaaaaaatatcgtcgatAACGTTCATTTTCGTAAACTTAGCCCtccatactttttttttataacacctgtttctataataatacattattatagaaacaataatacattattatagaaacaagaatgataaataaactAATGCCAAAAACTGGTATAATAGTCAATTTTCACGGCGCATATTCAATACGATATGAAAATCGCACGAAATTACGGATTGTGTACTCCAGAAAACTACCTACAATGTAGCGAATAAGTGGTTGTTGTGATCCATTAATTTTTGTCCTAGATGAAAGTAAGCGAATATTAAGAACATAGATCCAACAACATACAACAATTTTGTCAGAACTTCGGTATTGTTTACGTTAGTGGAAAGTACCTGAAATAACTAAATAGAAATGTTACTTTTCACATCACAATTTATTGCGATAAccggaatatatttttaaaatttaacatttttcttttaccaaaCATTTCacttacgtaaaaataatctacCATGATAATAAGCAACGCGAAAAACACTTCGAACAGATTAGTTGCCtcgtaaaacaattttattaaatagacAAATCTTGAAATGTGTCAAAAGAAAACAGAGGGtcaattattatagtattataattGGATGTGCaaattgtgaaaataattaacaggAAGATTTGTAAAATACAATACAAACTCGATAACGGATTTATGGAATTCTATGATATCGACAATCCACTCCTTCTCctctaataaattaatattctcatttttgtaataaaaattatttcggtTATCTTTGaatctttcatttatcttcCATCTGTATTAAGCCAAAAATATTTTGAGTTGCATATactcaattgaaaattttcactttcagcacaataatcattttcattttgtttactTACATGACAACATTAAATAATGCACAAGCATGCAATATTACTACAATAAACATTGTATAGTTCCCAACTGCAACTGTGCATATCAAGATTATTGCTGTGCACTGAATGCAAAGACCAAAGTAGTAACCTACacaattttgtataaaatggTCAGAACGAACGggtaaaattaattcattgtaGCTTACTACACCAAAGATGTACTGAATGAAACATTGAAGTGatggaaatatcaaaaatccaatgtacaaataaaaggagactgaaaatacgaaaggacgaatatatatttatacctaacacaattataattatcgcaTACTAATTCACATACTTATGTTTCCAATGGTACACATTCTGCTTATATTAGCATACTCTTTCAGTATTAATAATTCCTGCTTGTTCGCAAGTTTCTTCCAATCGCAATGTATACGATGAAAAATTCTCTTCATCTGAAATTTAcgcatataaatattgaattgatCCGTTTCAAGAATTGGGCATGTTtagtttaaaattatataaagtaaaaaaaaaccattcaatattaataaaatacagaCAATTGCAGcattagatattaaattgtaatagCATGATCCGAAGCATAATGTGGGCAAGGCCGTTTccaataatttcgttattgAATTCAAATCTTTTTTGGAATTGATG
Proteins encoded in this window:
- the LOC124957314 gene encoding uncharacterized protein LOC124957314; the encoded protein is MVDYFYLFQVLSTNINKTEVLTKLFYVIGSMFVIFAYFHLGQKLIDHNNHLFATLCQIPFYSLSLKTQKIILFLIMRSRMVCNLSWKGAIVASHNVFSVVNYFPQLEIWNMRERNQE